One genomic window of Kosmotoga olearia TBF 19.5.1 includes the following:
- a CDS encoding bifunctional 3,4-dihydroxy-2-butanone-4-phosphate synthase/GTP cyclohydrolase II: protein MEISKIRKAFLDRKPIVLIDDKREMEADLIFPAELVNTYIINTMIENKGMLCVAMDEYVLFERGFFKLPSRNSETNFFVPVDHLDAGTGISASDRAKTIRALAKGENINAFRYPGHIHLLGSIGLNKRQGHTELSLEIMELCGFSRSAVIIEILDKHGNSHNIDFAKQRAKENGFPIVTRDQVIQEYTKNKQLVKVVSIASLPTKFGTFQIVSFENNYDFLEHTAIIYGDISKEPVPVRIHSECLTGDALGSLRCDCGSQLQNAMRYIKSQGRGIVLYLRQEGRGIGLHNKIKAYHLQDNGMDTVDANIALGFPEDMRDYGVAAQMLRALGVKKIILLSNNPDKLRQLKHYQIIVDETRNIFGEITPYNHFYLKTKMERMGHTFEEVLKK from the coding sequence ATGGAGATATCGAAAATTAGAAAGGCATTTTTGGACAGAAAACCAATTGTGCTCATAGATGATAAACGCGAGATGGAGGCAGATCTCATCTTTCCAGCCGAACTTGTAAACACTTATATTATAAACACGATGATAGAGAACAAAGGAATGTTGTGTGTCGCGATGGATGAATATGTACTTTTTGAAAGGGGATTTTTCAAACTTCCTTCACGAAATAGTGAAACGAACTTCTTCGTCCCTGTTGATCATTTGGATGCAGGGACCGGGATTTCTGCAAGTGATCGCGCGAAGACGATTCGGGCACTTGCGAAAGGGGAAAACATAAATGCTTTTCGATACCCCGGCCATATACATCTTCTTGGAAGCATTGGGCTCAATAAAAGACAAGGGCACACAGAGTTGTCGCTCGAAATTATGGAACTGTGTGGATTCTCAAGATCAGCGGTCATAATCGAAATACTCGACAAACATGGAAATTCGCACAATATAGACTTTGCCAAACAACGCGCGAAAGAGAATGGTTTCCCCATCGTCACACGCGATCAAGTTATTCAGGAATACACAAAAAACAAACAGCTGGTTAAAGTAGTGTCAATCGCCTCGCTGCCGACGAAGTTCGGAACTTTCCAGATCGTTTCCTTCGAAAACAATTACGACTTTCTGGAACATACAGCAATCATATATGGAGACATATCCAAAGAACCGGTGCCTGTGAGGATCCATTCTGAGTGCCTTACAGGTGATGCACTGGGGTCACTGAGATGTGATTGCGGCTCACAGCTTCAAAATGCAATGCGTTATATAAAGTCCCAGGGAAGAGGTATCGTGTTGTATCTCAGACAGGAGGGACGTGGAATAGGGCTTCACAACAAAATAAAAGCATACCATCTTCAGGATAACGGCATGGATACGGTTGATGCGAACATCGCTCTCGGATTTCCTGAAGACATGAGAGATTACGGTGTTGCAGCACAGATGTTGAGAGCACTTGGAGTAAAAAAGATTATACTGCTATCAAATAACCCGGATAAACTCAGACAATTAAAGCATTACCAGATCATCGTTGATGAAACAAGGAACATCTTCGGCGAGATAACACCATACAACCACTTCTATCTAAAGACAAAAATGGAAAGAATGGGTCACACATTTGAGGAGGTGCTTAAAAAATGA
- a CDS encoding 3-isopropylmalate dehydratase large subunit: MGKTIAEKIISEHVGRDVNSGDIVVAKVDIAMVQDGTGPLAVDEFCTMGFDVLKAPNSILFIDHASPSPRKELSNAQKKLRDFSKKTGAILSDIGEGVSHQILVEKYVKPGDLVVGADSHTCTSGALGAFATGMGSTDVALAFGLGKVWLKVPASLKFVLNGKIPDGVFSKDIILHIIGLIGADGANYKVMEFEGEVIEQISQEARFTITNMAIEAGAKSGIIAPDEKTRAFLRAYGRESDYREIKSDPDAVYEKIYEIDVSNLEPAVALPHTVDNTKSISEVEGIKIDQVFIGTCTNGRLEDLRVAASILKGREKHPDVRLIVIPASKEVYLKALEEGLIKIFVESGATVLAPGCGPCVGVHQGVLGDGERVLSTQNRNFKGRMGNPKAEIFLASPATAAASAITGKITDPRKFLA; this comes from the coding sequence ATGGGGAAAACCATCGCCGAAAAAATAATATCCGAACATGTTGGAAGAGACGTGAATTCTGGAGATATCGTTGTTGCTAAGGTAGATATAGCCATGGTTCAAGATGGAACCGGTCCTCTGGCTGTTGATGAGTTCTGCACAATGGGGTTTGACGTTCTTAAAGCCCCGAATTCCATTCTTTTTATAGACCATGCCTCACCGAGTCCGCGAAAAGAATTGTCAAACGCACAAAAGAAATTGAGAGATTTTTCGAAAAAGACAGGAGCCATTCTTTCGGATATAGGTGAGGGAGTATCGCACCAAATACTTGTTGAGAAGTATGTGAAGCCTGGTGACCTTGTTGTTGGTGCCGATTCTCATACATGCACTTCTGGTGCTCTTGGAGCGTTTGCTACCGGGATGGGATCAACAGATGTTGCACTCGCTTTCGGACTAGGGAAAGTATGGCTAAAAGTCCCGGCGAGCTTGAAATTTGTTTTGAATGGAAAAATTCCTGATGGAGTTTTTTCAAAGGATATAATTTTACACATAATTGGTCTCATTGGAGCTGACGGTGCGAATTACAAAGTAATGGAATTTGAGGGAGAGGTTATAGAGCAGATCTCACAGGAAGCAAGATTCACCATAACCAATATGGCAATTGAAGCAGGAGCGAAATCAGGAATAATAGCCCCGGATGAGAAAACAAGAGCATTCCTAAGAGCTTATGGTAGGGAATCAGATTACAGAGAAATAAAATCTGATCCTGATGCGGTTTACGAAAAAATCTATGAAATAGATGTATCCAATCTTGAACCGGCGGTTGCACTTCCTCACACTGTCGATAACACTAAGAGTATCAGCGAAGTTGAAGGTATCAAGATAGATCAGGTATTCATAGGTACCTGTACAAATGGAAGACTCGAAGATTTGAGGGTGGCAGCTTCGATTTTAAAGGGCAGAGAAAAGCATCCTGATGTGAGGTTAATAGTTATACCTGCATCAAAAGAGGTCTATCTAAAAGCCTTAGAAGAAGGTCTGATTAAGATCTTTGTGGAAAGCGGCGCAACAGTGCTTGCACCAGGATGCGGACCCTGTGTGGGGGTTCATCAGGGGGTTCTTGGGGATGGAGAAAGGGTTCTATCGACCCAAAATAGAAATTTCAAAGGAAGAATGGGAAATCCAAAAGCTGAAATATTTCTTGCTTCTCCAGCAACCGCTGCAGCTTCAGCTATAACCGGCAAAATCACCGACCCAAGGAAGTTCCTTGCATAA
- the ribE gene encoding 6,7-dimethyl-8-ribityllumazine synthase: protein MRVFEGRYYGEGLKIAIVISRFNSAVTKELLDGALDALKRHEVKDENIDVIWVPGAMEIPHITRSIALKKKHDAIIALGAVIRGETYHFDVVANEVSKGIAAINLEVDVPVSFGIITSDTVEQALNRAGIKSGNKGFEAAMVALEMANLKRQIEAI, encoded by the coding sequence ATGAGGGTTTTCGAAGGAAGATATTACGGAGAAGGGCTGAAGATCGCCATCGTGATTTCGAGATTTAATTCCGCTGTTACGAAGGAACTTTTAGACGGAGCTCTGGATGCTTTGAAGAGACACGAAGTAAAAGATGAAAACATAGATGTTATTTGGGTTCCTGGTGCTATGGAAATACCGCACATCACAAGGTCAATCGCTCTCAAAAAGAAACACGACGCGATAATTGCGCTTGGCGCGGTTATCCGTGGCGAGACATATCATTTCGACGTCGTGGCCAATGAAGTCTCGAAAGGTATCGCGGCGATCAACCTGGAAGTGGATGTACCTGTATCGTTTGGAATCATCACATCCGACACTGTCGAGCAAGCCTTGAACAGAGCAGGCATTAAATCAGGAAACAAAGGTTTTGAAGCGGCTATGGTGGCGCTGGAAATGGCAAACCTAAAAAGGCAGATAGAAGCAATTTAA
- a CDS encoding citrate/2-methylcitrate synthase, with translation MTSFEGVKIFKGLENVAIAETSLSYINGEKGRLVYRGIPVEVLAEKASFEEVAFLLWFGYLPNRKELDDLIRFMADSRDIHPEIEDHIARLPNKAHPMDVLRSCVSLFGVFEDLQASHDELQRAARITAKLPTIVSYHYRLSRGMKPVPPDKTLDHASNFYYMITGEKPDEEISKLMNSILILHAEQGLNASTFTAMVIASTLSDMYSSITGAIGALKGPLHGGANEKVIDMIEEIGTPENVESYVEKALKEKRKIPGFGHRVYKTYDPRSKVLKEYARKLSLKMNDAKYFPIAEKLEKVVVEKLAHKKIFPNVDLYSGIVYKLLGFPKEIYTAIFAIARVVGWTAHVIEYTKSNKIIRPCGVYVGPMNAEYIPLEARE, from the coding sequence ATGACTTCTTTTGAAGGCGTAAAAATTTTCAAAGGTCTGGAAAATGTAGCAATTGCTGAAACATCCTTGAGCTACATAAATGGCGAAAAGGGAAGATTAGTCTACAGGGGAATCCCTGTGGAAGTTCTTGCGGAAAAAGCTTCATTTGAAGAAGTTGCTTTTCTCCTGTGGTTTGGGTATCTGCCGAATAGAAAAGAGTTGGATGACCTTATAAGATTCATGGCAGATAGCCGGGACATACATCCCGAAATAGAAGATCATATTGCCAGATTACCGAATAAGGCTCATCCAATGGATGTTTTGAGGAGCTGCGTCTCGCTGTTCGGCGTTTTCGAGGATCTTCAAGCTTCACACGACGAACTTCAAAGAGCAGCGAGAATAACAGCCAAGCTGCCAACAATAGTTTCTTACCACTACAGGCTATCAAGAGGGATGAAGCCTGTACCACCTGATAAAACCCTGGATCACGCGTCTAATTTTTATTACATGATAACCGGAGAAAAGCCTGATGAAGAAATCTCAAAACTCATGAATTCGATATTAATACTGCATGCAGAGCAAGGGCTGAACGCTTCCACTTTCACAGCCATGGTAATCGCCTCAACATTATCTGATATGTACTCTTCGATCACGGGGGCGATCGGAGCCCTAAAAGGTCCTCTGCATGGAGGAGCCAATGAGAAAGTGATAGACATGATAGAAGAGATAGGCACTCCAGAGAATGTGGAGAGCTATGTTGAAAAGGCTTTGAAAGAAAAAAGGAAAATTCCCGGGTTTGGTCACAGGGTGTACAAAACTTATGACCCAAGATCAAAAGTTCTAAAGGAATACGCGAGAAAGCTTTCGTTGAAAATGAACGACGCCAAATATTTCCCGATAGCCGAAAAACTCGAGAAGGTCGTTGTGGAGAAACTTGCACATAAGAAAATATTCCCGAATGTTGACCTTTATTCCGGGATAGTTTACAAACTGCTTGGTTTCCCAAAAGAGATCTATACAGCTATATTCGCTATAGCACGTGTAGTAGGCTGGACAGCTCATGTTATCGAATATACCAAATCAAATAAGATAATAAGACCGTGCGGCGTCTATGTTGGACCTATGAACGCTGAATACATACCTTTGGAAGCGAGGGAGTGA
- a CDS encoding riboflavin synthase: MFTGIVEYVSKMEIRGNTLVIENPFDDVKIGDSISVNGVCLTATAVGRYITFTCGLETLKRTNLGIWNGREANIERALPVNGRFDGHIVTGHIDGTIKFLKSLKERETTWMTFSMPRERWGIAEKGSIAINGISLTIAKIDLDTFTVQVIPHTFENTNLRTLHPGDIVNYEIDVIARYLKGIYKG; encoded by the coding sequence ATGTTCACAGGTATAGTGGAATATGTTTCAAAAATGGAAATACGTGGAAACACGCTGGTTATCGAGAATCCGTTTGATGACGTGAAGATAGGGGACAGCATTTCGGTAAACGGTGTGTGCCTTACAGCAACGGCAGTTGGAAGGTACATAACCTTTACCTGTGGGCTGGAAACACTCAAACGCACCAACCTTGGCATATGGAACGGAAGGGAAGCAAACATAGAGCGCGCGCTACCTGTTAATGGAAGATTTGATGGCCATATAGTTACAGGGCATATCGACGGCACAATCAAGTTCTTAAAAAGTTTAAAAGAAAGGGAAACAACATGGATGACCTTCTCCATGCCGAGGGAACGTTGGGGAATTGCCGAAAAAGGGTCGATCGCGATTAACGGCATTAGCCTAACAATCGCAAAGATAGATCTCGATACATTTACCGTGCAAGTCATACCGCATACATTTGAAAACACAAACCTTAGAACGCTTCATCCAGGTGACATAGTGAATTACGAGATAGACGTTATCGCGCGCTACTTGAAAGGAATTTATAAGGGGTGA
- a CDS encoding 3-isopropylmalate dehydratase small subunit yields MIKGKVWKFGDDISTDHIAPGRYFHLRTNLPELAKHVLEDAREDFPKIVKKGDIIVAGKNFGMGSSREHAPRIIKLAGISCIIAKSFARIFYRNSINIGLPLVEIEETDEIDEGDVIEVDLRNGIVKNLTKGKTYRFNPMPDFILKIVEKGGIRNYIKEFGDYFVE; encoded by the coding sequence ATTATTAAAGGGAAAGTGTGGAAATTCGGTGATGATATTTCAACAGATCATATAGCGCCTGGAAGATATTTTCATTTACGCACCAATCTTCCAGAACTCGCAAAACATGTACTTGAAGATGCGAGAGAAGATTTTCCAAAAATAGTAAAAAAAGGGGACATTATAGTCGCTGGAAAAAACTTTGGAATGGGATCTTCCAGGGAACATGCGCCCAGGATAATAAAACTTGCCGGAATTTCGTGCATAATAGCGAAATCCTTTGCCAGGATATTTTACAGGAACTCTATAAATATAGGACTTCCTTTGGTAGAAATTGAGGAAACCGATGAAATAGACGAAGGCGATGTAATAGAGGTCGATCTTAGAAATGGAATCGTCAAGAACCTCACCAAAGGGAAAACTTACAGATTTAACCCCATGCCAGATTTTATATTGAAGATCGTAGAAAAAGGTGGAATAAGAAATTACATAAAAGAGTTTGGAGACTACTTTGTGGAGTGA
- the icd gene encoding isocitrate dehydrogenase (NADP(+)), which produces MEGQKIKVENNSILVPNNPIIPYIAGDGIGPEIMRAAMLVWNSAISRVYAGKRKVVWKEIYAGEKAIEIFGDPLPEETIEAIKSHVVSIKSPLTTPVGRGYRSLNVKLRQVLDLYACIRPVKWIKGVPAPVKHPELLDVVIFRENTEDVYAGIEWKKGSQEAKKVIDFLRDTFNLEIRGDSGLGLKPISEFATKRITRKAIQYALENGRKSVTIVHKGNIMKYTEGAFVEWAYEVALNEFEGKVVSERELNEPVSEKLIVKDRIADNMFQQILLEPSEYDIMLLPNLNGDYLSDAVAAQVGGIGLVPGANIGDFVALFEPTHGTAPQLAGKEIANPTSLILSGAMMFDYIGWKEVGSIIRKAVEKTIMDGKMTIDLARKKGVEPLKTTEFAEEIIKNIEE; this is translated from the coding sequence TTGGAAGGACAGAAAATAAAGGTAGAAAACAACAGTATTTTGGTTCCAAATAATCCCATAATCCCATATATAGCAGGTGATGGAATAGGGCCCGAAATAATGAGGGCTGCGATGTTGGTGTGGAATTCAGCAATTTCTCGTGTTTATGCAGGGAAAAGAAAAGTCGTATGGAAGGAAATATATGCAGGTGAAAAGGCTATAGAAATCTTTGGTGATCCACTTCCTGAAGAAACAATAGAAGCTATTAAGAGTCATGTTGTTTCTATAAAATCACCTTTGACCACCCCGGTCGGAAGGGGATACAGGAGCCTTAATGTGAAGCTCAGGCAGGTTCTGGATCTGTATGCATGTATAAGGCCTGTCAAATGGATAAAAGGAGTTCCAGCTCCAGTTAAGCACCCGGAACTTTTAGATGTGGTAATTTTCCGTGAGAACACGGAAGACGTGTACGCTGGAATAGAATGGAAAAAAGGCTCACAAGAAGCGAAAAAGGTTATCGACTTTTTAAGAGATACGTTTAATCTGGAAATTAGAGGCGATTCAGGACTTGGATTGAAGCCCATAAGTGAATTCGCTACGAAGAGAATTACGAGAAAAGCTATTCAATACGCCCTGGAAAATGGCAGAAAGAGTGTCACCATAGTCCATAAGGGAAATATAATGAAATACACAGAGGGCGCTTTTGTAGAATGGGCTTATGAAGTGGCTTTGAATGAATTTGAAGGCAAAGTGGTTTCGGAGAGAGAGTTAAATGAGCCCGTATCTGAAAAATTGATCGTAAAAGATAGAATAGCGGATAACATGTTCCAGCAGATACTCTTAGAACCTTCGGAGTACGATATAATGCTCCTCCCTAACCTGAATGGAGATTATCTGTCTGATGCTGTTGCAGCTCAGGTTGGTGGTATAGGGTTAGTTCCTGGTGCAAACATAGGAGATTTTGTGGCTTTGTTTGAACCAACACACGGTACAGCACCGCAACTTGCTGGAAAGGAAATAGCAAACCCAACATCCTTGATATTATCCGGTGCTATGATGTTCGATTATATTGGATGGAAAGAAGTTGGAAGTATTATAAGAAAAGCTGTTGAGAAAACTATAATGGACGGGAAGATGACCATAGATCTCGCAAGAAAGAAAGGTGTAGAGCCTCTTAAAACCACGGAATTTGCAGAAGAAATCATTAAAAACATTGAAGAATAG
- the ribD gene encoding bifunctional diaminohydroxyphosphoribosylaminopyrimidine deaminase/5-amino-6-(5-phosphoribosylamino)uracil reductase RibD, whose product MDEKFMELAIEEARKGEGLVNPNPLVGAVIVKNGKILSTGYHEYFGGRHAEIVAIENAKKMGYDIKGAEIYVTLEPCVHYGKTPPCTDRIIREGFSAVYIGTLDPNPMVHGKGEEKLKNAGICVKHGILEVKAKELIEVFAKYMKTKMPFVALKLAMSLDGFITSMRGKRERITSDRAREKVHRLRNYYSAIMIGSKTAISDDPLLTCRYSFCKRNPIRIILDRSGKTAKVNLKLFAQEGRTIIFTSSNERWPENVEVIRKDDLSPEPILKALGKMGIDSVLVEGGANVASQFINYADKIHLFYAPIAFGNGLSPFDRKFKGFTTKRVEVYHPDIYWELIPCSQV is encoded by the coding sequence ATGGATGAAAAATTTATGGAGCTTGCTATCGAGGAGGCAAGAAAAGGGGAAGGGCTGGTAAATCCCAACCCGCTTGTAGGGGCTGTAATCGTCAAAAATGGAAAAATTTTGTCCACTGGTTACCATGAATACTTTGGTGGAAGGCACGCGGAAATTGTAGCCATTGAGAACGCGAAAAAAATGGGGTATGACATCAAGGGAGCTGAGATATATGTAACGCTCGAACCCTGTGTCCATTATGGAAAAACGCCGCCTTGTACTGACAGGATTATAAGAGAAGGGTTCTCAGCTGTGTACATTGGAACCCTGGACCCAAATCCCATGGTCCACGGAAAAGGCGAGGAAAAACTAAAAAACGCCGGAATATGCGTAAAGCACGGAATTTTAGAGGTCAAGGCAAAGGAATTGATCGAGGTTTTCGCAAAGTATATGAAAACAAAAATGCCTTTCGTTGCGTTGAAACTCGCTATGAGCTTAGATGGGTTCATTACAAGCATGCGTGGAAAACGCGAAAGGATTACATCAGATCGGGCAAGAGAAAAGGTTCATAGATTAAGAAACTACTACTCAGCAATAATGATTGGTTCAAAAACCGCCATTTCTGACGACCCTCTTTTGACCTGCCGATATTCATTTTGCAAAAGAAATCCAATTCGTATCATCCTGGATAGATCCGGGAAAACTGCGAAAGTGAATCTAAAACTCTTTGCCCAAGAAGGAAGGACGATAATCTTCACATCTTCGAATGAGCGTTGGCCTGAAAATGTTGAAGTTATCCGAAAAGATGATTTATCTCCAGAACCAATATTAAAAGCACTTGGAAAAATGGGGATAGATTCCGTTCTCGTTGAAGGAGGCGCAAATGTTGCATCCCAGTTTATCAACTATGCCGATAAAATTCACCTCTTCTATGCTCCAATAGCCTTTGGAAATGGGCTTTCCCCATTTGATCGTAAATTTAAAGGATTCACGACGAAAAGAGTAGAGGTGTACCATCCAGACATTTACTGGGAGTTGATACCATGTTCACAGGTATAG